From Myotis daubentonii chromosome 7, mMyoDau2.1, whole genome shotgun sequence, a single genomic window includes:
- the LOC132238083 gene encoding bromodomain testis-specific protein-like, with amino-acid sequence MSLPRRQIAIINPPPPEYINTKKNGRLTNQLQYLQKVVLKALWKHSFSWPFQQPVDAVRLELPDYYTIIKNPMDLSTIKKRLENKYYVEASECIEDFRTMFSNCYLYNKPGDDIVLMVKALENLFKQKLLQMPKEEQVVGGEERIKKGTQQNVAVSSVQEKQSPKGSEKVFKPQVSPSVFPESSSPLNMAQGAPPNSTSQTVAQVTKGVKRKADTTTPTTSVVKASGEPSPALTEKKTAKMPPVKESGGKNVLPNSQQQYKVKVTEPLRHCSEILKELFAKKHFSYAWPFYNPVDVNALGLHNYYDIVENPMDLGTIKRKMANQEYKDAYEFAADVRLMFMNCYRYNPPDHEVVTMARMLQDVFEMHFAKIPDEPVESKPVYSIKTDTTKSLGRESSTETSSEDNSSGGSKDDQVRCVAKLQKEVKAIHQQLQVLSQVPLHKLKEKNDKSKREKKKGKVNNTDENPRKKFKQIKLKEKSKSNDPKKREQSVLALKSEDEDNAEPMSHDEKRRLSLNISKLPVDKLGKVLHIIQSREPSLRNSSDEEIEIDMKILKTTTLRELEKYVAACLRKRPLKPSGKKITKSNGELHAQKTQELEKRLLDVNNQLNSRKCQTKSEKTPSAKAVVGIDSRLSDSSSSSSSESESSSSDSVTSDSSDSESEMLPRFTEVKQNGTPSKEKVKIQSTMRDTTSSTTARFHQTTHSSGAAPDHHQLAINHQELEHKPSVKNISPLQILPFSGGSENHLNGLTVMHQSGDDAMVVESECRVSVQKDIKIKNADSWKSLGKPVKTSGVRKSSDELFSQFRKAAIEKEVKARTQELIRKHLEQNTKEPKVFQENQRHPGSTLESFSNKMPNKCLGDKQKEHQQSLEAQENSSGGLLKDRNLAREREQERRRREAMAGSIDMTLQRDIMAMFENSFD; translated from the coding sequence ATGTCTCTGCCAAGAAGACAGATAGCTATTATTAACCCTCCACCAccagaatatataaatactaAGAAAAATGGGAGATTGACAAATCAGCTGCAGTATCTACAAAAAGTTGTCTTGAAGGCTTTATGGAAGCATAGTTTTTCCTGGCCTTTTCAGCAGCCTGTGGATGCCGTGAGACTAGAGTTGCCCGATTATTACACCATTATCAAAAACCCAATGGATTTAAGTACAATTAAGAAGCGCTTGGAAAATAAGTATTATGTGGAGGCTTCGGAATGCATAGAAGACTTCAGAACAATGTTCTCAAATTGTTATTTATACAACAAGCCTGGAGATGACATTGTTCTTATGGTAAAAGCTCTAGAGAATTTATTTAAACagaaattattacagatgccaAAAGAAGAGCAAGTTGTGGGTGGTGAGGAAAGAATCAAGAAAGGCACTCAACAGAATGTAGCAGTTTCTTCTGTTCAAGAAAAACAGTCTCCTAAAGGATCAGAAAAAGTATTTAAGCCGCAAGTGAGTCCCTCTGTATTTCCTGAATCATCTTCTCCTTTAAATATGGCACAAGGTGCTCCACCCAACTCTACCTCACAAACAGTGGCCCAGGTTACAAAGGGTGTAAAGAGGAAAGCAGATACAACAACTCCCACAACTTCAGTCGTTAAAGCAAGTGGTGAACCTTCCCCAGcacttacagaaaaaaaaacagccaaaATGCCACCCGTAAAAGAAAGTGGGGGGAAGAATGTTTTGCCGAATTCTCAGCAACAATATAAAGTTAAAGTAACTGAACCATTAAGGCACTGTAGTGAGATTCTGAAAGAACTGTTTGCAAAGAAGCACTTTTCATATGCATGGCCCTTTTATAATCCTGTCGATGTTAATGCATTGGGACTCCATAACTACTATGACATTGTGGAAAATCCAATGGATCTTGGAACCATCAAGAGAAAAATGGCCAACCAAGAATATAAGGATGCATATGAATTTGCTGCAGATGTGCGATTAATGTTCATGAATTGCTACAGGTACAATCCTCCAGATCATGAAGTAGTGACAATGGCAAGAATGCTCCAGGATGTGTTTGAAATGCATTTTGCGAAGATCCCAGATGAACCTGTTGAGAGTAAGCCTGTATATAGTATCAAAACAGATACCACAAAGTCCCTTGGCAGAGAAAGCAGTACGGAAACTTCCTCTGAAGATAACTCTTCTGGTGGTTCTAAAGATGACCAAGTTCGCTGTGTTGCAAAGCTTCAGAAGGAGGTTAAAGCTATTCATCAGCAACTGCAGGTTCTATCCCAAGTACCACTCCATAagctaaaggaaaaaaatgacaaatctaaacgggaaaagaaaaaaggaaaggttaaTAACACGGATGAAAATCCAAGAAAGAAGTTTAAGCAAATTAAATTAAAGGAGAAATCTAAGAGCAATGATCCAAAGAAGAGGGAACAATCAGTGTTGGCTCTGAAATCTGAGGATGAAGATAATGCTGAACCTATGAGCCATGATGAGAAAAGGCGGTTAAGTTTGAATATAAGCAAACTCCCTGTAGATAAACTTGGAAAAGTCCTTCATATAATACAGTCAAGAGAACCTTCACTGAGAAATTCCAGCGATGAGGAGATAGAGATAGACATGAAAATactgaaaacaacaacactgaGAGAGCTAGAAAAATATGTTGCTGCATGTCTAAGAAAAAGACCACTAAAACCTAGTGGTAAGAAAATAACGAAGTCAAATGGAGAACTTCATGCACAGAAAACACAGGAGTTGGAAAAGCGATTACTAGATGTCAATAATCAGTTAAATTCCAGGAAATGCCAAACAAAATCTGAGAAAACGCCATCAGCCAAGGCTGTTGTTGGAATTGATTCCCGATTGagtgacagcagcagcagcagttcgTCAGAGTCTGAAAGTAGTAGCAGTGATTCAGTTACTTCAGACAGCAGTGATTCCGAATCAGAAATGTTACCTAGATTTACTGAAGTGAAACAGAATGGAACTCCTTCTAAAGAGAAAGTAAAGATACAATCTACTATGCGAGATACAACCTCTAGCACTACTGCCCGTTTTCATCAGACTACACATTCAAGTGGAGCCGCACCAGATCACCACCAGTTAGCAATTAATCATCAAGAATTAGAACATAAACCGAGTGTGAAAAACATTTCACCTTTACAAATCCTGCCtttttcaggtggttctgaaaaTCACTTGAATGGCTTAACTGTAATGCATCAGTCTGGGGATGACGCAATGGTGGTCGAGTCTGAATGTCGAGTTTCTGTGCAGAAGGATATAAAAATCAAGAATGCTGACTCTTGGAAAAGTTTGGGCAAACCAGTTAAAACTTCAGGTGTACGGAAATCCTCAGATGAGCTCTTCAGCCAGTTTAGAAAAGCAGCAATAGAGAAGGAAGTAAAAGCTCGAACACAGGAACTAATACGGAAACATCTGGAACAGAATACAAAGGAACCCAAAGTATTTCAAGAAAATCAAAGGCACCCTGGTTCCACTCTAGAATCTTTTTCAAATAAGATGCCAAACAAGTGCCTTGGAGACAAGCAGAAAGAACATCAGCAGTCATTGGAAGCCCAAGAGAACAGTAGCGGTGGGCTTCTCAAAGACCGTAATTtagcaagggagagagagcaagagcggAGGAGGAGAGAAGCAATGGCTGGTTCCATTGATATGACTCTTCAACGTGACATTATGGCAATGTTTGAAAACAGCTTTGATTAA